A single genomic interval of Oryza sativa Japonica Group chromosome 7, ASM3414082v1 harbors:
- the LOC4343570 gene encoding cytochrome b6-f complex iron-sulfur subunit, chloroplastic: protein MASTALSTASNPTQLCRSRASLGKPVKGLGFGRERVPRTATTITCQAASSIPADRVPDMGKRQLMNLLLLGAISLPTVGMLVPYGAFFIPAGSGNAGGGQVAKDKLGNDVLAEEWLKTHGPNDRTLTQGLKGDPTYLVVEADKTLATYGINAVCTHLGCVVPWNAAENKFICPCHGSQYNNQGRVVRGPAPLSLALVHADVDDGKVLFVPWVETDFRTGDNPWWA from the exons ATGGCCTCCACCGCGCTCTCCACCGCCTCCAACCCTACTCAG CTGTGCAGGTCTCGCGCCTCGCTGGGCAAGCCCGTCAAGGGCCTGGGCTTCGGCCGGGAGCGCGtgccgaggacggcgacgaccatCACATGCCAGGCCGCGAGCAGCATCCCGGCCGACCGCGTCCCGGACATGGGCAAGCGCCAGCTGATGAACCTCCTCCTGCTCGGCGCCATCTCGCTCCCCACCGTCGGCATGCTCGTCCCCTACGGCGCCTTCTTCATCCCCGCCGG GTCCGGGAacgccggcggcgggcaggtCGCCAAGGACAAGCTCGGCAACGACGTGCTCGCCGAGGAGTGGCTCAAGACACACGGCCCCAACGACCGCACCCTCACCCAGGGGCTCAAG gGTGACCCGACGTACCTCGTCGTGGAGGCCGACAAGACGCTGGCCACGTACGGGATCAACGCCGTGTGCACGCACCTTGGGTGCGTCGTGCCGTGGAACGCCGCCGAGAACAAGTTCATCTGCCCCTGCCACGGCTCGCAGTACAACAACCAGGGCAGGGTCGTCCGTGGACCTGCTCCCCTG TCGCTGGCATTGGTGCacgccgacgtcgacgacggcAAGGTTCTCTTCGTGCCGTGGGTGGAGACCGACTTCAGGACCGGCGACAACCCGTGGTGGGCGTAA
- the LOC4343571 gene encoding uncharacterized LOC4343571 → MSSSASSTPRAGGGGSGGSQHTPPLPPAPHGNGHGGGGGGGGGGGGAHVRLMCSFGGRILPRPGDHQLRYVGGETRIVSVPRAATFDALVAALAKVAPALFPAGGPSPALRYQLPQDDLDALISITSDDDVDNLIEEIDRFQGLAAASIKPPRLRLFLFASSPADHASAAAFGSVLSGAGGDSSSDQWFVDALNAPAPAPIERGRSEASSIISEVPDYLFGLDTTSDEPSPGPGGARPKVDTEMAHVEDDAPVLSRGTPPAPYVTESAPWPAPPPPYMTQQVYYVPVRPVHYLDPSSQGGYMPGPVYHIVGGGGSEARGDLYSTGGSVSAAAGVGGVYGVPHPMQPFPPMMYGHAPPPGAVVYSSEGKPPMEGGAHAS, encoded by the coding sequence ATGTCGtcgtcggcctcctccacccctcgcgccggcggcggtggcagcggcgggagcCAGCACACGCCGCCACTGCCCCCGGCGCCGCATGGGAACGggcatggtggcggcggcggaggaggaggaggaggaggaggcgcgcacGTGCGGCTCATGTGCAGCTTCGGGGGACGCATCCTGCCGCGCCCGGGCGACCACCAGCTCCGCTACGTCGGCGGGGAGACCCGCATCGTGTCCGTCCCGCGGGCGGCGACGTTCGACGCCCTCGTCGCGGCGCTGGCCAAGGTCGCCCCCGCGCTCTTCCCGGCGGGCGGGCCATCCCCGGCGCTCAGGTACCAGCTCCCCCAGGACGACCTCGACGCGCTCATCTCCATCAcctccgacgacgacgtggacaACCTCATCGAGGAGATCGACCGGTTCcagggcctcgccgccgcctccatcaaGCCGCCACGCCTCCGCCTCTTCCTCTTCGCCTCCTCGCCCGCCGACCACGCCTCCGCGGCCGCCTTCGGCTCCGtcctctccggcgccggcggcgactccTCCTCCGACCAGTGGTTCGTCGACGCGCTCAACGCCCCCGCGCCTGCCCCCATCGAGCGCGGCCGATCCGAGGCCTCGTCGATCATCTCCGAGGTCCCCGACTACCTCTTCGGCCTCGACACCACCTCCGACGAACCCAGCCCTGGTCCCGGAGGAGCCCGCCCCAAGGTCGACACGGAGATGGCCCACGTCGAGGACGACGCGCCGGTTCTCTCGCGGGGGACGCCGCCTGCCCCGTACGTCACCGAGagcgcgccatggccggccccgccgccgccgtacatgACGCAGCAGGTGTACTACGtccccgtgcgcccggtccactaCCTCGATCCGTCTTCGCAGGGCGGATACATGCCGGGTCCAGTCTACCACATTGTCGGTGGCGGAGGAAGCGAGGCGCGGGGAGATCTCTACTCCACCGGGGGCagtgtctccgccgccgccggcgtcggcggcgtctaCGGCGTCCCGCACCCCATGCAGCCGTTCCCGCCGATGATGTACgggcacgcgccgccgcccggcgcggtgGTCTACTCGTCGGAGGGGAAGCCGCCGATggaaggtggggcccacgcctCGTAG